Proteins found in one Methylobacterium sp. CB376 genomic segment:
- a CDS encoding GNAT family N-acetyltransferase has protein sequence MVGLVIELPRAGPARAAEARLLAEVHTRLDAAEAPWRDLEGSATVVMTPYQRFDWAAAYFATAPRARPLIAVLRDPCGRPRLLLPFAVRRERGLRVARIVGERHANFHMPVFASREAAALPPETVRAALVRLGRAHGIDAYAFAHQPRAFADTVNPLAEGGTPSPSDGYGMRLGPDPEETVARLFSGDARRKLRQKEKWLTAAHGPVAHVVAATAEEAEAVIGAYLAQKAVRFAQLRLPNPFAQEADRAFLTAACRPGPARPAALECHALRREADGHVLATFIGAVDARRFSAMLTSFDPDPALARFSPGDLLLHALVRDQAARGRVALDLGVGEAPYKSKICDEVIALVDACVPVSARGRAFAAGMRLRVRLKRRVKRSPRLRALAEGLRRLVHRAG, from the coding sequence ATGGTCGGGCTCGTGATCGAACTGCCGAGGGCGGGACCGGCGCGGGCGGCGGAGGCCCGCCTCCTGGCCGAGGTCCACACGCGGCTCGACGCGGCCGAGGCCCCGTGGCGGGACCTCGAAGGCTCCGCCACCGTCGTGATGACGCCCTACCAGCGCTTCGACTGGGCCGCGGCGTACTTCGCCACCGCGCCGCGGGCCCGCCCGCTGATCGCGGTGCTGCGGGATCCGTGCGGCCGCCCGCGGCTCCTGCTGCCCTTCGCGGTGCGCCGCGAGCGCGGCCTGCGCGTCGCGCGCATCGTCGGCGAGCGGCACGCGAATTTCCACATGCCGGTCTTCGCCAGCCGGGAGGCCGCCGCCCTCCCGCCGGAGACGGTGCGGGCGGCCCTGGTGCGCCTCGGCCGGGCGCACGGCATCGACGCCTACGCCTTCGCCCACCAGCCGCGCGCCTTCGCGGACACGGTCAATCCCCTGGCGGAGGGCGGCACGCCCTCGCCGAGCGACGGCTACGGCATGCGCCTCGGCCCGGATCCGGAGGAGACGGTCGCGCGGCTGTTCAGCGGCGATGCCCGCCGCAAGCTGCGCCAGAAGGAGAAGTGGCTGACCGCCGCCCACGGCCCGGTCGCGCACGTGGTCGCGGCGACCGCCGAGGAGGCCGAGGCGGTGATCGGCGCCTACCTCGCCCAGAAGGCGGTGCGCTTCGCGCAGCTGCGCCTGCCCAACCCCTTCGCGCAGGAGGCAGACCGCGCCTTCCTGACTGCGGCCTGCCGCCCCGGCCCGGCCCGGCCGGCCGCCCTCGAATGTCACGCCCTGCGCCGCGAGGCGGACGGGCACGTGCTGGCGACCTTCATCGGCGCCGTGGATGCCCGCCGCTTCAGCGCCATGCTGACCTCCTTCGACCCGGACCCGGCGCTGGCGCGGTTCAGCCCCGGGGACCTGCTGCTCCACGCCCTGGTGCGCGACCAGGCGGCCCGGGGCCGCGTCGCCCTCGACCTCGGGGTCGGCGAGGCGCCCTACAAATCCAAGATCTGCGACGAGGTCATCGCGCTCGTCGACGCGTGCGTGCCGGTGAGCGCGCGGGGACGGGCCTTCGCCGCGGGGATGCGGCTGCGGGTGCGGCTCAAGCGGCGGGTCAAGCGCAGCCCGCGCCTGCGCGCGCTCGCCGAGGGATTGCGCCGCCTCGTTCACCGGGCGGGGTAG